The following proteins come from a genomic window of Malus domestica chromosome 02, GDT2T_hap1:
- the LOC103406697 gene encoding glycerophosphodiester phosphodiesterase GDPDL7-like isoform X2, with the protein MAKTLSLQGSAFFCNLQLTKDSVGICLSNILLDNTTTISMFYPKGQKTYNVNGKDIRGWFALDFTADQVLNNVSLTQNIYSRPSQFDGILPIATVEDALGAKPDKFWLNVPYDAFYNEHKISMASFVEKAAKFAPIPYISSPEIGFLKAIGGKVNKMRTKLIFQFLDPEETEPTTKQKYSALVKQLGMIKSVAAGILVPKEYIWPVNKNNYVEKATTLVNDAHKEGLEVHASGFANDVILPYNYSFDPTAEYLQFVDNSQFSVDGVLTDFPPTASEAIACFTQNKNETKPKTGFPLIITRNGASGIYPGCTDLAYKQAVEDGADIIDCSVQMSSDGVAFCLDTPDLNSGTNALSQFMTKSETIPELQAEAGVFSFQLSWSDIKSLKPQMQSPYGTKEKIVRNPANKDAGKLVTLNEFLEFAKKNAVTGILINIEYAAYLASKAGLDVVGTVSSALSNATFDKQSTQQVLIESDDTSVLAKFKDAKNYKRVLNIKEKISEATKESVAEIKKYADAVTITKDSIVKITDYFISGTTNVVKEMKAANITVYAHWLRNEFVSLMFDYFSDPITEIASYAQGFKVDGIVTDFPGTASKYMRSPCSDTDPKANVPYPILPVEPGALSGLIGPEALSPAEAPSPALQVSNVVDPPLPGVAKKNDSSSSPGSGSNSGSSDAGSKSPPAPAPSDEKSSAFANGASCCASLVAVTVLLLAN; encoded by the exons ATGGCAAAGACCCTGAGTTTGCAGGGCTCTGCCTTCTTCTGCAATCTGCAGTTAACGAAGGATAGCGTCGGAATATGCCTGTCGAACATTCTGCTTGATAATACAACAACTATATCTATGTTCTACCCTAAGGGCCAAAAAACTTACAATGTGAACGGGAAGGATATTCGCGGCTGGTTTGCGTTGGATTTCACAGCTGATCAGGTGTTAAACAATGTGTCAC TGACTCAAAACATTTATTCGCGACCAAGTCAGTTCGATGGTATTTTGCCAATCGCTACTGTCGAAGATGCTTTGGGAGCTAAGCCAGATAAATTTTGGTTGAATGTGCCG TATGATGCATTTTACAACGAACACAAGATCAGCATGGCATCATTTGTCGAAAAGGCAGCCAAATTTGCACCTATACCTTACATCTCATCTCCTGAGATCGGATTCTTGAAAGCCATCGGTGGAAAAGTGAACAAAATGAGGACAAAGCTCATCTTCCAGTTCCTTGACCCCGAAGAAACAGAACCGACAACCAAGCAAAAGTACAGTGCGCTGGTGAAGCAGCTCGGAATGATCAAGTCAGTTGCAGCCGGAATCCTTGTACCAAAAGAATACATATGGCCtgtaaacaaaaacaattacgTGGAGAAAGCCACGACACTCGTGAATGATGCTCACAAAGAAGGCCTAGAAGTGCATGCTTCCGGTTTTGCCAATGATGTTATTCTCCCTTATAACTACAGTTTTGATCCCACAGCTGAGTACCTGCAGTTTGTCGATAACTCTCAGTTTTCTGTTGATGGTGTGCTGACCGATTTCCCTCCTACAGCATCAGAAGCAATCG CGTGCTTTACGCAGAACAAGAACGAAACCAAGCCTAAGACAG GATTTCCTTTGATCATAACTAGAAATGGAGCTAGTGGAATCTATCCCGGCTGCACAGACCTTGCTTACAAGCAGGCAGTAGAGGATGGGGCTGACATAATCGATTGCTCGGTTCAAATGTCAAGTGATGGTGTTGCCTTCTGCTTAGACACTCCAGACCTCAACTCGGGCACTAACGCATTGAGCCAATTCATGACCAAGAGTGAGACCATCCCCGAACTTCAAGCAGAAGCCGGAGTCTTCTCCTTCCAACTCTCGTGGAGCGATATTAAGAGCTTGAAAC CACAAATGCAGAGCCCCTACGGAACCAAGGAAAAAATAGTCAGAAATCCGGCTAACAAGGACGCGGGCAAACTGGTGACCCTCAATGAATTCCTGGAGTTTGCAAAGAAAAATGCAGTTACTGGAATTTTGATCAACATTGAG TATGCTGCATACCTAGCATCAAAGGCAGGACTAGACGTTGTGGGAACTGTATCCTCTGCCTTGAGCAATGCCACATTCGACAAGCAATCCACTCAGCAAGTGTTGATCGAGTCGGATGACACTTCCGTGCTGGCCAAGTTTAAAGACGCGAAAAACTACAAGCGAGTGCTCAACATCAAGGAGAAGATAAGCGAAGCAACCAAGGAATCTGTGGCGGAGATCAAGAAGTACGCAGATGCAGTAACCATCACCAAGGATTCGATCGTCAAGATCACCGATTACTTCATTTCTGGCACGACCAACGTCGTCAAGGAAATGAAGGCCGCGAACATCACTGTGTACGCCCACTGGCTGAGGAACGAGTTCGTCAGTCTCATGTTCGATTATTTCTCAGACCCCATCACTGAGATTGCTTCATACGCTCAAGGGTTCAAGGTTGATGGCATTGTCACCGATTTCCCCGGAACTGCCAGCAAATATATGA GATCCCCATGCAGTGATACGGACCCCAAGGCCAACGTCCCGTATCCAATCTTGCCAGTTGAACCAGGTGCACTGTCGGGTCTGATCGGCCCCGAGGCATTGTCTCCGGCGGAAGCCCCGAGCCCGGCTCTTCAGGTCTCGAATGTGGTTGACCCACCGCTCCCCGGAGTGGCGAAGAAGAACGACTCCAGCTCCAGCCCCGGCTCCGGCTCCAACTCGGGTTCATCTGATGCAGGCTCCAAATCTCCACCTGCTCCTGCACCTTCTGATGAAAAGTCAAGTGCTTTTGCGAATGGGGCCAGTTGCTGTGCTTCTCTAGTTGCTGTAACGGTGCTTTTGCTGGCGAATTAA
- the LOC103406698 gene encoding ABC transporter I family member 1, with protein sequence MSIRKPPLPRLLLNNVSCMRNAQQILRHVNASVHDGGALVLMGTNGSGKSTFLRMLAGFSRPSAGQVLWNGHDITDSGVFHQYKLQLNWLSLKDAVKEKFTVLDNVQWFEVLEGKEGNSLPALELMGLGRLAKDKARMLSMGQRKRLQLARLLAIDRPIWLLDEPSVALDTEGTKLLEYIIAEHRKKGGIVIVATHLPIDIEDATYLRLPPRFPRRMTLVDMLDRSDF encoded by the coding sequence ATGTCTATCAGAAAGCCTCCGCTTCCCCGTCTCCTTCTCAACAATGTCTCTTGCATGAGGAATGCCCAACAGATCTTGAGACACGTAAATGCCTCAGTTCACGATGGTGGAGCACTTGTGCTGATGGGCACTAATGGCTCGGGCAAGTCTACTTTCCTACGCATGTTGGCAGGATTTTCTCGTCCTTCTGCTGGTCAGGTCCTGTGGAATGGACACGACATCACAGATTCGGGAGTTTTCCACCAGTACAAGCTTCAACTTAACTGGCTCTCCCTTAAAGATGCAGTGAAAGAGAAGTTCACAGTTCTCGACAATGTTCAGTGGTTTGAGGTTCTCGAAGGCAAGGAAGGGAATTCACTGCCGGCTTTGGAGCTGATGGGGCTCGGGAGACTGGCAAAGGACAAAGCGAGAATGCTGTCAATGGGGCAGCGGAAAAGGCTGCAGCTCGCAAGGCTTCTGGCAATCGATAGGCCAATTTGGTTGCTTGATGAGCCTTCGGTTGCATTGGACACTGAAGGGACAAAGCTGCTCGAGTATATCATCGCGGAGCATAGGAAGAAAGGTGGAATTGTGATTGTGGCAACACATCTGCCAATTGACATTGAAGATGCGACGTATTTGAGGCTGCCTCCGAGGTTCCCGAGGAGGATGACTCTCGTAGACATGCTCGATCGTTCGGATTTTTGA
- the LOC103453450 gene encoding uncharacterized protein, giving the protein MSRRSAGCLRCCLVVFAVVSALGVCGPALYWRFKKTIKLGDSKISCPSCNCDCPPPLSLLKIAPGLANLSVTDCGSNDPDLKQEMEKQFVDLLTEELKLQEAVAAEHTRHMNITFAEAKRVASQYQKEAEKCNAATETCEEARERAEALLIKERKVTFLWERRARQMGWDSL; this is encoded by the exons atgtcAAGGCGATCTGCTGGCTGTTTGAGGTGCTGTTTGGTGGTGTTTGCGGTGGTTTCTGCATTGGGGGTTTGCGGGCCGGCCTTGTATTGGCGGTTTAAGAAGACCATAAAGTTGGGGGATTCTAAAATATCTTGCCCTTCTTGCAACTGCGATTGTCCTCCTCCTTTGTCTCTCCTCAAGATTGCTCCTG GATTGGCCAATCTCTCAGTCACAG ATTGCGGAAGTAATGACCCGGATCTGAAGCAGGAGATGGAGAAGCAGTTCGTGGACCTTTTGACAGAGGAATTGAAGCTGCAAGAGGCCGTTGCCGCAGAGCACACCCGTCACATGAACATCACATTTGCTGAAGCAAAGAGGGTGGCTTCTCAGTACCAGAAGGAAGCAGAAAAGTGCAATGCTGCAACAGAAACTTGCGAGGAGGCGAGAGAGCGCGCTGAGGCATTGCTCATCAAGGAGAGAAAGGTGACTTTCTTGTGGGAAAGAAGAGCCCGTCAAATGGGTTGGGATAGTTTGTAA
- the LOC103447190 gene encoding calmodulin-binding protein 60 E-like codes for MEGSGSTRVEKRGYELDADADGHPPEPKKQRLPTLASVIVESLKVDSLQRLCSSLEPLLRRIVSEEVERALTKLDHAELAGRSPPPRIQGPEGKTLQLQFKTRMPPHLFTGAKVEGEQGAAIHVVLVDISTGSVMQTGPESAAKLNVVVLEGDFNEEAEDNWTKEHFENHEVKEREGKRPLLTGDLQVVLKEGVGTLGDLTFTDNSSWTRSRKFRLGVKISPGYCEGIRVCEGKTDAFCVKDHRGELYKKHYPPALHDEVWRLDRIAKDGALHKKLIKAEIITVEDFLRLLVKDPQKLRSMLGSGMSNRMWENTVEHAKTCVLGGKLYVYYTDQAHGTGVVFNHIYELRGLIADGQFLPLESLTHTQKVSVDSLVKRAYDNWHQVIEYDGKVLHALAGDKKVTRASPAPVADYNNYAIMDHHSASTQNSQQQCPPQFSQQFQPENNPPSVSQFIEFPFVRSNQPAMIKFNNPEPAALPTSMGYMPSVGGSQVSGDWTRPNYGNGLDDFVADEIRIRSSEMLESDDMQRLLKTFSMGAGVGAGGVGFGASDESCYNYSVQYEPQISQPFRKEHAKRASGKAVVGWLKLKAALRWGIFIRKRAAERRAQLTELD; via the exons ATGGAAGGTTCGGGGAGTACGAGGGTGGAGAAGAGAGGGTATGAATTGGATGCCGATGCAGATGGTCATCCCCCCGAGCCGAAGAAGCAGAGATTGCCCACTTTGGCAAg TGTAATTGTGGAATCTTTGAAGGTTGATAGCTTGCAAAGACTTTGCTCATCTTTGGAGCCTCTTCTCCGCCGAATT GTTAGTGAAGAAGTGGAGcgtgctttgacaaagttagaCCATGCTGAACTGGCTGGAAG GTCTCCACCACCGAGAATACAGGGTCCAGAAGGAAAAACCCTGCAACTACAATTTAAAACAAGAATGCCACCTCACCTATTCACAGGTGCAAAGGTTGAAGGAGAGCAAGGAGCAGCAATTCATGTTGTCTTGGTAGACATCAGCACTGGCAGTGTTATGCAAACAGGACCCGAATCTGCTGCAAAACTGAATGTTGTGGTGCTGGAAGGCGACTTCAATGAGGAAGCTGAGGATAATTGGAcgaaagagcactttgaaaaccatGAAGTGAAGGAACGGGAGGGGAAAAGGCCTCTTCTGACAGGAGATCTACAGGTTGTTCTCAAGGAAGGGGTAGGTACTCTCGGAGATCTTACCTTCACCGACAATTCTAGCTGGACGAGGAGCAGGAAGTTCAGGCTCGGTGTTAAGATTTCGCCTGGATATTGTGAGGGAATTCGTGTTTGTGAGGGTAAAACGGATGCCTTTTGTGTTAAAGATCACAGGGGAGAAT TGTACAAGAAACACTACCCACCGGCTTTGCACGACGAAGTTTGGAGATTGGATAGAATAGCAAAGGATGGAGCTCTGCACAAAAAACTGATAAAGGCTGAGATCATAACCGTTGAAGACTTCCTTCGCCTTCTTGTCAAGGACCCACAGAAACTAAGAAGT ATGCTTGGGAGTGGGATGTCCAACAGGATGTGGGAAAACACAGTGGAGCATGCCAAAACTTGTGTCTTGGGTGGAAAGCTGTACGTTTACTACACTGATCAGGCTCATGGCACGGGTGTTGTTTTCAATCACATTTACGAGCTCAGGGGACTTATCGCTGATGGGCAGTTTCTTCCCTTGGAGTCACTCACCCACACTCAAAAG GTTTCAGTGGATTCTCTGGTTAAGAGAGCGTACGATAATTGGCATCAAGTCATAGAATATGATGGCAAAGTCTTACATGCTCTCGCCGGAGATAAAAAGGTCACGAGAGCCTCACCTGCACCCGTGGCTGACTACAACAACTATGCCATAATGGATCACCATTCTGCATCTACTCAGAATAGCCAGCAGCAGTGCCCCCCTCAATTCAGCCAACAGTTCCAACCAGAAAATAACCCCCCATCCGTCTCTCAGTTCATTGAATTTCCATTTGTGAGGTCCAACCAACCAGCGATGATTAAATTTAATAACCCGGAACCAGCAGCATTACCTACCAGCATGGGTTACATGCCATCTGTTGGCGGTTCACAAGTTTCAGGAGATTGGACACGGCCAAACTACGGGAATGGATTGGATGATTTTGTTGCTGATGAAATCCGGATCAGGAGTTCAGAGATGTTGGAGAGTGATGACATGCAAAGACTGCTCAAGACGTTTAGTATGGGAGCCGGCGTAGGAGCAGGAGGAGTTGGTTTTGGTGCTTCTGATGAGTCTTGTTACAATTACAGTGTACAATACGAGCCTCAGATAAGCCAGCCATTCAGGAAGGAGCACGCGAAGAGAGCCTCAGGGAAGGCTGTTGTGGGGTGGCTTAAGCTCAAAGCGGCGTTAAGGTGGGGGATTTTTATTAGGAAGAGAGCTGCAGAAAGGAGAGCTCAGCTTACAGAGCTAGACTAA
- the LOC103451145 gene encoding temperature-induced lipocalin-1 gives MATKKEMEVVKGLDVQRYMGRWYEIASFPSRFQPKSGENTRATYTLKEDGATVNVLNETWTDGKRGFIEGTAYKADPASDEAKLKVKFYVPPFLPIIPVVGDYWVLFIDEDYQYALIGQPSRNYLWILSRQPHLDEEIYNQLVQRAVDEGYDVSKLHKTPQSETPPESEEGPKDTKGIWWFKSILGR, from the exons ATGGCGACGAAGAAGGAGATGGAAGTCGTGAAGGGCCTGGATGTGCAGCGCTACATGGGACGGTGGTACGAGATTGCCTCCTTTCCGTCGCGGTTTCAGCCCAAGAGCGGCGAGAACACGCGGGCGACGTACACTCTGAAGGAAGACGGCGCCACCGTGAATGTTTTGAACGAGACTTGGACCGATGGGAAGAGGGGGTTCATCGAGGGCACCGCCTACAAGGCTGACCCGGCGAGCGACGAGGCGAAGCTGAAGGTGAAGTTTTATGTGCCTCCATTTCTGCCGATCATCCCTGTCGTTGGGGATTACTGGGTTTTGTTCATCGATGAGGATTATCAGTATGCGCTGATTGGCCAACCTAGCAGGAATTACCTTTGG ATATTGAGCAGGCAGCCTCATCTGGATGAAGAAATATACAACCAGCTGGTTCAGAGGGCGGTGGACGAGGGTTACGACGTGAGCAAACTCCACAAGACGCCGCAGAGCGAGACTCCGCCGGAGTCGGAAGAAGGCCCCAAAGACACCAAGGGCATCTGGTGGTTCAAATCCATCCTCGGAAGATAG
- the LOC103451135 gene encoding VAMP-like protein YKT61 has translation MKITALLVLKCNPDESDPIILANASDTSHFGYFQRSSVKEFIVFVGRTVARRTPPGQRQSVKHEEYKVHAYNSNGLCALGFMDDHYPVRSAFSLLNQVLDEYQKKFGDSWRTAKQDGTQPWPYLSEALTKFQDPAEADKLLKIQRELDETKIILHKTIDSVLARGERLDSLVEKSSDLSAASQMFYKQAKKTNQCCTIL, from the exons ATGAAGATCACGGCTTTGCTGGTCCTCAAGTGCAATCCAGACGAATCCGACCCCATCATCTTGGCCAACGCCTCCGATACCAGTCACTTCGGCTACTTCCAGAGGTCCAGCGTCAAGGAGTTCATCGTCTTCGTCGGTCGCACCGTCGCCAGACGCACCCCGCCTGGCCAACGCCAGTCCGTCAAGCACGAAG AGTATAAAGTACATGCTTACAACAGCAATGGTCTCTGTGCGCTGGGCTTTATGGATGATCACTATCCCGTTCGAAGTGCATTTTCTCTGCTCAACCAG GTGCTAGATGAATATCAGAAAaaatttggtgattcttggaGGACTGCAAAACAGGATGGCACACAACCATGGCCTTATTTGAGTGAGGCTCTGACGAAATTCCAG gATCCTGCAGAGGCTGATAAGTTGTTGAAAATACAAAGGGAATTGGATGAAACAAAAATTATCCTT CATAAGACTATTGATAGTGTGCTTGCACGAGGTGAGAGACTGGACAGTTTAGTTGAGAAGAGTTCAGATCTTAGTGCAGCATCGCAG ATGTTCTACAAGCAGGCAAAAAAGACCAATCAGTGTTGTACCATATTGTAA
- the LOC103406697 gene encoding glycerophosphodiester phosphodiesterase GDPDL7-like isoform X1, whose protein sequence is MIRCLLFVSLLIHSSLAAKPPSEGQKAAPQAQGPPSKKWQTLTGQQPLVIARGGLSGLFPEASTYANNMAKTLSLQGSAFFCNLQLTKDSVGICLSNILLDNTTTISMFYPKGQKTYNVNGKDIRGWFALDFTADQVLNNVSLTQNIYSRPSQFDGILPIATVEDALGAKPDKFWLNVPYDAFYNEHKISMASFVEKAAKFAPIPYISSPEIGFLKAIGGKVNKMRTKLIFQFLDPEETEPTTKQKYSALVKQLGMIKSVAAGILVPKEYIWPVNKNNYVEKATTLVNDAHKEGLEVHASGFANDVILPYNYSFDPTAEYLQFVDNSQFSVDGVLTDFPPTASEAIACFTQNKNETKPKTGFPLIITRNGASGIYPGCTDLAYKQAVEDGADIIDCSVQMSSDGVAFCLDTPDLNSGTNALSQFMTKSETIPELQAEAGVFSFQLSWSDIKSLKPQMQSPYGTKEKIVRNPANKDAGKLVTLNEFLEFAKKNAVTGILINIEYAAYLASKAGLDVVGTVSSALSNATFDKQSTQQVLIESDDTSVLAKFKDAKNYKRVLNIKEKISEATKESVAEIKKYADAVTITKDSIVKITDYFISGTTNVVKEMKAANITVYAHWLRNEFVSLMFDYFSDPITEIASYAQGFKVDGIVTDFPGTASKYMRSPCSDTDPKANVPYPILPVEPGALSGLIGPEALSPAEAPSPALQVSNVVDPPLPGVAKKNDSSSSPGSGSNSGSSDAGSKSPPAPAPSDEKSSAFANGASCCASLVAVTVLLLAN, encoded by the exons ATGATCAGGTGTTTGCTTTTCGTTTCCCTGTTGATCCACTCGTCTTTGGCAGCAAAACCACCAAGTGAAGGACAGAAAGCAGCACCTCAGGCTCAGGGGCCTCCCTCGAAAAAATGGCAGACTTTAACCG GTCAACAGCCTCTTGTTATAGCGCGCGGCGGGCTTTCAGGGCTGTTCCCGGAAGCCAGCACCTACGCGAATAATATGGCAAAGACCCTGAGTTTGCAGGGCTCTGCCTTCTTCTGCAATCTGCAGTTAACGAAGGATAGCGTCGGAATATGCCTGTCGAACATTCTGCTTGATAATACAACAACTATATCTATGTTCTACCCTAAGGGCCAAAAAACTTACAATGTGAACGGGAAGGATATTCGCGGCTGGTTTGCGTTGGATTTCACAGCTGATCAGGTGTTAAACAATGTGTCAC TGACTCAAAACATTTATTCGCGACCAAGTCAGTTCGATGGTATTTTGCCAATCGCTACTGTCGAAGATGCTTTGGGAGCTAAGCCAGATAAATTTTGGTTGAATGTGCCG TATGATGCATTTTACAACGAACACAAGATCAGCATGGCATCATTTGTCGAAAAGGCAGCCAAATTTGCACCTATACCTTACATCTCATCTCCTGAGATCGGATTCTTGAAAGCCATCGGTGGAAAAGTGAACAAAATGAGGACAAAGCTCATCTTCCAGTTCCTTGACCCCGAAGAAACAGAACCGACAACCAAGCAAAAGTACAGTGCGCTGGTGAAGCAGCTCGGAATGATCAAGTCAGTTGCAGCCGGAATCCTTGTACCAAAAGAATACATATGGCCtgtaaacaaaaacaattacgTGGAGAAAGCCACGACACTCGTGAATGATGCTCACAAAGAAGGCCTAGAAGTGCATGCTTCCGGTTTTGCCAATGATGTTATTCTCCCTTATAACTACAGTTTTGATCCCACAGCTGAGTACCTGCAGTTTGTCGATAACTCTCAGTTTTCTGTTGATGGTGTGCTGACCGATTTCCCTCCTACAGCATCAGAAGCAATCG CGTGCTTTACGCAGAACAAGAACGAAACCAAGCCTAAGACAG GATTTCCTTTGATCATAACTAGAAATGGAGCTAGTGGAATCTATCCCGGCTGCACAGACCTTGCTTACAAGCAGGCAGTAGAGGATGGGGCTGACATAATCGATTGCTCGGTTCAAATGTCAAGTGATGGTGTTGCCTTCTGCTTAGACACTCCAGACCTCAACTCGGGCACTAACGCATTGAGCCAATTCATGACCAAGAGTGAGACCATCCCCGAACTTCAAGCAGAAGCCGGAGTCTTCTCCTTCCAACTCTCGTGGAGCGATATTAAGAGCTTGAAAC CACAAATGCAGAGCCCCTACGGAACCAAGGAAAAAATAGTCAGAAATCCGGCTAACAAGGACGCGGGCAAACTGGTGACCCTCAATGAATTCCTGGAGTTTGCAAAGAAAAATGCAGTTACTGGAATTTTGATCAACATTGAG TATGCTGCATACCTAGCATCAAAGGCAGGACTAGACGTTGTGGGAACTGTATCCTCTGCCTTGAGCAATGCCACATTCGACAAGCAATCCACTCAGCAAGTGTTGATCGAGTCGGATGACACTTCCGTGCTGGCCAAGTTTAAAGACGCGAAAAACTACAAGCGAGTGCTCAACATCAAGGAGAAGATAAGCGAAGCAACCAAGGAATCTGTGGCGGAGATCAAGAAGTACGCAGATGCAGTAACCATCACCAAGGATTCGATCGTCAAGATCACCGATTACTTCATTTCTGGCACGACCAACGTCGTCAAGGAAATGAAGGCCGCGAACATCACTGTGTACGCCCACTGGCTGAGGAACGAGTTCGTCAGTCTCATGTTCGATTATTTCTCAGACCCCATCACTGAGATTGCTTCATACGCTCAAGGGTTCAAGGTTGATGGCATTGTCACCGATTTCCCCGGAACTGCCAGCAAATATATGA GATCCCCATGCAGTGATACGGACCCCAAGGCCAACGTCCCGTATCCAATCTTGCCAGTTGAACCAGGTGCACTGTCGGGTCTGATCGGCCCCGAGGCATTGTCTCCGGCGGAAGCCCCGAGCCCGGCTCTTCAGGTCTCGAATGTGGTTGACCCACCGCTCCCCGGAGTGGCGAAGAAGAACGACTCCAGCTCCAGCCCCGGCTCCGGCTCCAACTCGGGTTCATCTGATGCAGGCTCCAAATCTCCACCTGCTCCTGCACCTTCTGATGAAAAGTCAAGTGCTTTTGCGAATGGGGCCAGTTGCTGTGCTTCTCTAGTTGCTGTAACGGTGCTTTTGCTGGCGAATTAA